In Pajaroellobacter abortibovis, the following are encoded in one genomic region:
- the gspC gene encoding type II secretion system protein GspC codes for MTLNRLLKQYFSGVILILIASAAFFGAQGITQLIKIYINEDQILLNSPVSAVRKHPLNMPIFHSTSADAILERNPFDSVTGSLKKNAWEDTQQASLTSSESIDPLEAPFCDGVKVLIIAASTEPDWSFVALSAGGDSKIILQRKGDEIGGKKIVFIGWDRVFLEGHAGLCQAVMFQDASASSPIAYSSSRFSPSSAGVGVERDSLASEIAQGIVRLTPTEFNIDRSVIDKILENQAEFMKQARIMPEQEDGKTVGIRLLGIKPDTLLGILGMQNGDRLEAINGLDIASPEKALEAYARLRTADHLTIQMNRRGQPVTIDYNIK; via the coding sequence ATGACTCTCAATCGATTGCTTAAGCAATATTTTAGTGGGGTAATTCTGATATTGATTGCCTCTGCAGCATTTTTTGGGGCTCAAGGGATCACTCAGTTGATAAAAATATATATCAATGAAGACCAGATCCTTCTGAATTCGCCTGTATCTGCTGTGCGAAAACATCCCCTCAATATGCCTATTTTTCATTCTACAAGCGCTGATGCGATTCTGGAGAGAAATCCATTCGATTCGGTTACGGGCTCTCTTAAGAAAAATGCTTGGGAAGATACACAACAAGCCTCTCTTACATCTTCTGAATCTATTGATCCACTAGAGGCTCCTTTTTGTGATGGTGTTAAAGTCTTAATCATCGCAGCTTCTACAGAACCGGATTGGTCTTTTGTAGCTCTCTCAGCTGGAGGGGATTCAAAGATTATTTTACAAAGAAAAGGAGATGAAATAGGAGGAAAAAAAATCGTTTTTATTGGGTGGGATCGCGTTTTCCTGGAAGGGCATGCAGGGCTTTGTCAAGCGGTTATGTTTCAAGACGCCTCTGCCTCTTCGCCGATTGCTTACTCATCTTCACGGTTCTCTCCATCTTCTGCAGGGGTGGGTGTGGAGAGAGATTCTCTGGCCAGTGAAATTGCTCAAGGGATTGTTCGTCTTACCCCGACGGAATTCAATATTGATCGAAGTGTAATCGATAAAATACTCGAAAATCAGGCTGAATTTATGAAACAAGCGCGTATTATGCCGGAGCAGGAAGATGGTAAAACGGTTGGTATCCGTCTTTTGGGCATCAAACCTGACACCTTGCTCGGAATCCTGGGGATGCAAAATGGGGATCGCCTGGAGGCGATCAATGGATTGGATATAGCGAGCCCTGAAAAAGCATTAGAGGCCTATGCGAGATTGAGAACAGCAGATCACCTTACTATTCAGATGAATCGGCGTGGACAACCTGTTACAATCGACTACAATATCAAGTGA